CTTGCTGGAAGGAGAGGTACTGGACCGGCTCGACGAGGGAAGCCTGCTCGAGTGCGAGGCCTGCGGCGCGGTGGTCGAAGTGGCCCTGATGGAACCGCTAACCTTGCGCGTGGTGCAGGCGGCAGGGGGCTTTTTCGTGGACTGCCCCCGCTGCGAGACCCCGATCGAGGTGGAAGGCGAAGGACCCCTGACCTGCCCCGAGTGCGGCTTTACCTTCAAGCCCGACTGGGGCGACGTGGAGGAAGAAGAACTATGAACGTGACCTGCCCTGAATGCGGCGCCACCCTGACGCTGGAAAACCCGGAACTCGGCGAACTGCTGATCTGCGACGACTGCGGCGCGGAGCTCGAAGTGGTCTCCGTGGAGCCGTTAAAGGTGGAGCTGGCGCCGGAAGAGGCGGAGGATTGGGGCGAATAAGGAGGTAGGAGGTGGGGTGTAGGAAGTAGGTTTTCCCCACATCCCACCTCCCACGTCCCACCCCCAACAGCTATGCTGGCCATCCTCTACGACCGCATCCGCGGCGACGAAAAACTGCTCTTCGAAGCGGCCGACCGGCTGGGCCTGGCCTGGAAGAAGGTCTACCTGCCCCGGCTGGTCATGGACCTGGAAAACCGGCCGGGTGAACTGGAAGGCGTCCGCTCCGCGCTCGAGCGAGCCGTCAGCCAGTCGCGCGGGCTGGCCGCGAGCCGCTACCTGACCGCCCTGGGCCTTCCGACCGTCAACCGCCCCGAGGTCATCGAGACCGCCGGCGACAAGTGGGCCACCTCGGCCGCGCTCGCGCGCGCCGGAGTGCCGCAGCCGCGCACCGCGCTGGCGCTGGATGCGGAAACGGCCCTCGAGATCGCCGAGGGCTGGGGCTACCCGCTGGTGGTCAAGCCGGTGGTCGGCTCCTGGGGGCGGATGGTGGCCCGGGTAAACGACCGCGACGCCCTGGAGGCGCTGCTCGAGCACAAGCAGTTCATGGGCTACCAGCACCAGCTCTACTACCTGCAAGAGTTCGTGGAAAAACCGGGCCGCGACGTCCGCGTCTTCGTGGTCGGCGACGAACCGGTGGCCGCCATCTACCGCTCGAGCGCCCACTGGATCACCAACACCGCCCGCGGCGCGGTGGCCGAGAACTGCCCGGTCACCGACGAACTGGCCGAGATCAGCCTGGCCGCGGCGGCGGCCGTCGGCGGCGGGGTGCTGGCGGTGGACGTCTTCGAGTCGGAACGCGGCCTGCTGGTCAACGAGGTCAACCACACCATGGAGTTCAAGAACTCGGTGAGCGTTACCGGAGTGGACATCCCCGGCAAGATCCTGAGCTACGCCGCCGCCCTCGGCCAAGCCGCGGCAGAGGCGGAGCGGCCGCGCTAACGCGCGGCCGCTACCTTGCTCACGTAGAACGTCCGGTAAGCGTGCGGCAGCTGCTCGGCGAAGAGCACCCGGACCTCGCCGCTCGTTACCAAGGGACGGGCAGACGCTTCACGGTGCCCGTAGGACACGAAGGCGCTGAAGGGGTCGCTCCCGGGCATGAACCGCAGGCTCCAACCCGCCCAGTGGTCGGGCCGGGCCTCGATGTAGAGGAGCGGGTTGTAGGCACGGTCGTCCCAAACGACGGCCGAAAAGACCAGATCGGAGCGGCCCGCGACCGGAACCCAGACCTGATAGGAGACGTTCGGCGTGAGGCGGTAGAACCGCAGGTCCGCCCAAGCCCCCTCCCAGTCGAAGGTCAGGCCGTCCTGAGCGAGCACCGCGAAGACGTCCGCGAGCTGTTCCTTGACGACCTGAACGACGGATTCGGGCGCGGGCTCGAGCCGTTCGGAGCCAAAGTAGGTCATGTTGGGGGGAACCTGGCCGAACGCCCCCAGGGCCAGCACCAGCACCGCAACGGCGATCACACGTTTCATGATCCAAACCCCCTTTGGAATCGCTTTGCATTCTACCATCGTTGTCTAGACCATATATGAGAACAGGACCGTTGCGAGCCGATCCAGGTGGCGGTAGAGCGTCGGAGCCCAAACCTCGCCGGCGGCCTGACCCGAGCCCAGACGCCCCTGCCGCGGCCGCGGGCTCCGTTCGGGTATCCTGCGCTTGAGGATGCTCTACACCCTGGGCCACTCCAACCTGCCGCTCGAGCGCTTTCTCGAGCTCCTCAGCACCCACAACGTCGAGGTGGTGGTGGACGTTCGCGCCCGCCCCTTCTCGCGTCGCAACCCCCAGTACAACCACCGGCCCTTCGCCGAGGCGCTGCAGGAGGCCGGTTTCGGTTACGTCTGGATGGGCGACCGGCTCGGGGGCGTGCCCCACGGCAGCCGCCAGAAGCTAAACGTGGAGGCGCGCCTGCGCGACCCGGAGTTTCGTGAGGGCCTGGAGACGCTGGTGGAGCTCGCCAGCCGGCACGCTGTGGCCCTGGTCTGCGCGGAGGAGGACCCGCGCCGCTGCCACCGCCGCTTCCTGGTGGTGCGCGGCCTGATCGAGTTCAGCGCCCTGGAAGCGGAGGAGGTGGGCCACATTCGCGCAGACGGCCGCCTCGTCACCGAGGCCCAGCTTCGGGCGGAGGAGGCGCCGCTGTTTTCGGGTCGGCTGGATTAGGCGCTTTCGTCGCTTGGCTGGCCGGCGGCCGCAGCCAGCCTTTTTGCAGGCCGAGCGAAAGCGGCGTCATTCCGACCAGATAGCCCATAACGAAGGCGTAGACGTTGAGCCGGGCGATGCCCAGCACGTTCAGCGTTTCGGCCGCCGCGAGCCCGAGCGCGGTGAGGATGACCAGGCCGCGCACGAAGTGGTCCAGGTCGCGCGAGGGAGCGTTCAGGGCCAGCGCGGACGTGGCGCTTGCGGCCGCCATGGCCCAGATGAGGAAGAGGTTGAGCTCGAAGGAGGCTTCGGTTGCGAAGGGGCTGTTGATCCACAAGATGATGGCGAGCACAATCCCCATAAAAACGGCCGTCTGGACGGTCCAGCGCCCGTCGCACGCCGCCCAGCGGCAGAACGCTCGCGGCTGGGTGACCGCGAAGAAGACCAGGCCCAGGCCGAAGAGCAAGGTAACGCCGAGCGCCAAATCGGTGCGCCGTGCCCGCCGGTTTTCGAGGGACTGGAGGTAGGCGTAGGTGGCCGGCAGCCGGTCGCGGAAGATGCGCTCGCCCGCGCGGTCGTAGGCCGCGTCGGCGCCCGGGGGCACGTTCATGACGATGGCGTTCGCTCCCTGCAAAACGCCGTCCAGGCTCCACGACACGGCCCGGATGCCGTAGGGAAACGCTTCCTCGCCGCCTGCCTCGAGCACCACCCGGGGGTTTGCCAGCCGGTCGTTTTCGAGCTCGAGCTCCAGCGTCACGGTCCACGGGCGCATAGCGGGAACGTGGGTTTCGGGCACCCGCACCCACGCGAGCTCGGGATCCGAAGGAAGCCGGTCCAGCCGCGCGCGCGTCAAGTCGAGGTGCACCCCGTCGGCCGCAAGGGCTTCGAGTAGGTCCGGATACGCGGCGTGCAGCTGCGCCGCCGGATCGAGAGCGCGCACCACCGGAGCGAAGGCGAGGAACAACAGCAACGGCAGCCACGATGCGCGGAATATCTTGGGCGGCAACACGATCCCTCCTTGAAATCAGTATAGCCGCTTCCTGCAATCATCGCAGATTCTTCTGCACCCCGGCGCGGCCCGGCGTTCGCACCGCCCTGTTACCATGTAGGCAGCATGGAACCCCTGAGAACCGTCATCGTCGGAGGCTCCGGATACGCCGGGGGCGAGTTCCTGCGCCTGGCGCTGGGCCACCCCTACCTGGACGTCGTGCAGGTGACGAGCCGCCGTTACCTGCGCCAGCCCGTCAGCTTCGTGCACCCCAACCTGCGGGGGCAGACGAACCTCAAGTTCAGCGATCCCGAGCATCTGGAGGAGGCCGACCTGATCGTGCTTGGGCTGCCCCACGGGGTGGCGGCGCAGAACTTCGACTACTACAAGGAGAAAGCGCCCTACATCATCGACCTCTCGGCCGACTTCCGGCTGAAGACGCTCGAGCTCTACGAACGCTTCTACGGCGCCCACCCGCGCCCCGATCTGCTGGCGCAGTTCGCCTACGCCAACCCCGAGATCAACGCCGAAGCCATCAAGAACGCGAACTGGCTCGCCGGCGCCGGCTGCACCGCCACGGCCACGCTGCTGGGCCTCTACCCGCTCTACGCCCAGGGCCTGGTGGCCCGGCACGCCGTCTTCGTGACCGTGATGGTCGGCTCCTCGGCCGCCGGAGCCGAACCCAGCCCCGCCGGCCACCACCCCGAGCGCAGCGGGGCCCTGCGGGTCTACAAGCCCACCGGCCACCGCCATACCGCCGAGGTGATCGACTACCTGCCGGGCACCCCCGAGGTGCACATGACCGCGGTGGCCACCGAACGCATCCGCGGCATCCTCATGACCGCCCAGGTCTTCATCCCCGACGGCTTCTCCGAGCAGGACGTCTGGCAGGCCTACCGCGAGTTCTACGCGGACAAGCCCTTCGTGCGCCTGGTCAAGCAGCGCCGGGGCATCCACCGCTACCCCGACCCCAAGGTGGTGACGGGGTCCAACTACGCCGACGTGGGCTTCGAGCTCGAGCCCGACACCGGCCGCCTGGTCGTCATCAGCGCCATCGACAACCTGGTCAAGGGCACGGCCGGGCACGCGATCCAGGCCCTGAACCTGCGCATGGGCTGGGACGAGCGGACGGGGCTCGAGTTTCCGGGGCTGCACCCTTAAGACCGGGCCGGGCAAAGCGATAAGCAGCCGGTCCGTTGTGGGAAGAACCTATAGGAGGGTTAAAACCCTCCCATAGGTTCCGAACGCTTCGTACGGTTGCCTTGGTCGGGTCGCCGCCCTGCCCCGGACTTGATCCGGGATCCAGCCTCGCAAAAAGCCAAGATCAGGTTGCAACAAACCGACCCGCGCAAACTGTTATTCACGGCCGGGCGTTCGGGCCATACAACGCCGACAACCCCCACCCCGACCCTCCCCCAGGGGAGGATGCGGTGTTTGCGACCGCCAAGCCGTGACGCCACGCAATCGCTGTTCCGCCCTTGCGGGGGACACACGGTTTACCCCTACCACGTACGGCGAACCACTTACCGCGTACCAGTTTTGGATCCGCCCCCGCGCGACCTGCACGCTGGCTTTACTCGGCCCGTTATTGTGATAAAATATGAGTGTAGGCATATTAAGCCGCTGCGCCTATCAAATGGAACAACCCGCCACCGTATCCCCCAAACTGCACGAGTGCGCGCTCTACCGCCCGCTGCCGAAGGGCTGGGTGCAGTGCACCGCCTGCCACCACTGGTGCGGCGTCGCCCCGGGCGAGGCGGGCAAGTGCGGGGTGCGGCGCAACTTTGGCGGCAAGCTCTACCTGGTCACCTACGGCAAGGCCGCCGCGGTCCACGTGGACCCGGTGGAGAAGAAGCCGCTGTACCACTTCCTGCCCGGCGAGGCGATCCTCAGCCTGGGCACCG
This genomic stretch from Oceanithermus profundus DSM 14977 harbors:
- a CDS encoding DUF488 family protein is translated as MLYTLGHSNLPLERFLELLSTHNVEVVVDVRARPFSRRNPQYNHRPFAEALQEAGFGYVWMGDRLGGVPHGSRQKLNVEARLRDPEFREGLETLVELASRHAVALVCAEEDPRRCHRRFLVVRGLIEFSALEAEEVGHIRADGRLVTEAQLRAEEAPLFSGRLD
- the argC gene encoding N-acetyl-gamma-glutamyl-phosphate reductase, with the translated sequence MEPLRTVIVGGSGYAGGEFLRLALGHPYLDVVQVTSRRYLRQPVSFVHPNLRGQTNLKFSDPEHLEEADLIVLGLPHGVAAQNFDYYKEKAPYIIDLSADFRLKTLELYERFYGAHPRPDLLAQFAYANPEINAEAIKNANWLAGAGCTATATLLGLYPLYAQGLVARHAVFVTVMVGSSAAGAEPSPAGHHPERSGALRVYKPTGHRHTAEVIDYLPGTPEVHMTAVATERIRGILMTAQVFIPDGFSEQDVWQAYREFYADKPFVRLVKQRRGIHRYPDPKVVTGSNYADVGFELEPDTGRLVVISAIDNLVKGTAGHAIQALNLRMGWDERTGLEFPGLHP
- the lysX gene encoding lysine biosynthesis protein LysX, with amino-acid sequence MLAILYDRIRGDEKLLFEAADRLGLAWKKVYLPRLVMDLENRPGELEGVRSALERAVSQSRGLAASRYLTALGLPTVNRPEVIETAGDKWATSAALARAGVPQPRTALALDAETALEIAEGWGYPLVVKPVVGSWGRMVARVNDRDALEALLEHKQFMGYQHQLYYLQEFVEKPGRDVRVFVVGDEPVAAIYRSSAHWITNTARGAVAENCPVTDELAEISLAAAAAVGGGVLAVDVFESERGLLVNEVNHTMEFKNSVSVTGVDIPGKILSYAAALGQAAAEAERPR
- the lysW gene encoding lysine biosynthesis protein LysW, whose amino-acid sequence is MNVTCPECGATLTLENPELGELLICDDCGAELEVVSVEPLKVELAPEEAEDWGE